A single genomic interval of Peribacillus sp. FSL H8-0477 harbors:
- a CDS encoding cold-shock protein translates to MEQGKVKWFNAEKGFGFIERENGDDVFVHFSAIQGEGFKTLEEGQDVTFEVEQGQRGPQASNVQKA, encoded by the coding sequence ATGGAACAAGGTAAAGTAAAATGGTTTAACGCAGAAAAAGGCTTTGGTTTTATCGAACGCGAAAACGGAGACGATGTATTCGTACATTTCTCAGCTATTCAAGGCGAAGGTTTCAAAACACTTGAAGAAGGTCAAGACGTGACTTTTGAAGTGGAACAAGGACAACGCGGACCACAAGCTTCTAACGTTCAAAAAGCTTAA
- a CDS encoding THUMP domain-containing class I SAM-dependent RNA methyltransferase, whose amino-acid sequence MKQFDIIATSAMGLESIVAKEVRALGYECEVENGKIMYKGDMTAIARSNLWLRTADRIKIKVGEFKVKTFDHLFENTKALNWEDFLPVDAEFPVSGKSVKSTLFSVPDCQAIVKKAIVDRLQTHYKRVSWLEETGPLFKIEVSILKDIATITLDTSGTGLHRRGYRTGQGEAPLKETLAAALVMLTSWHPDKPFVDPFCGSGTIPIEAALIGQNIAPGFNRDFLSETWGWFDKKVWEQARLEAEDLADYDQYLDISGYDIDHKLVEIAQNNSFEAGLGDLIQFKQMQVSDFTTKKDFGIIVGNPPYGERIGEEFEVEQIYKDMGRVFGNLDTWSIYIITSHPDFELLFGKQATKKRKLFNGFIRTDYYQYWGNRKKFQD is encoded by the coding sequence ATGAAACAATTTGATATTATAGCAACTTCAGCTATGGGTCTTGAATCAATAGTAGCAAAAGAAGTACGAGCACTAGGATACGAATGTGAAGTAGAAAATGGTAAAATCATGTACAAAGGTGATATGACGGCGATTGCCCGCTCGAATTTATGGCTTCGTACAGCAGACAGAATTAAGATTAAGGTTGGAGAATTTAAAGTAAAAACCTTTGATCATTTATTTGAAAATACAAAGGCATTAAACTGGGAAGACTTTTTGCCTGTAGATGCAGAATTTCCGGTAAGCGGCAAGTCGGTTAAATCGACTTTATTTAGTGTTCCGGACTGTCAAGCAATCGTTAAAAAAGCGATAGTTGATCGTTTGCAAACACATTACAAAAGGGTATCTTGGCTCGAAGAAACGGGACCGTTATTTAAAATTGAAGTATCGATTTTAAAGGATATCGCGACCATTACGCTTGATACAAGCGGTACAGGCTTACATCGTCGAGGATACAGAACTGGACAAGGTGAAGCTCCGCTTAAAGAAACGCTGGCCGCAGCATTGGTTATGTTGACCAGCTGGCATCCAGATAAGCCCTTCGTTGATCCATTCTGTGGTTCTGGGACGATTCCAATCGAAGCTGCCCTGATTGGCCAAAACATTGCTCCAGGCTTTAATCGTGACTTCCTAAGTGAAACATGGGGATGGTTTGATAAGAAGGTCTGGGAACAAGCTCGACTAGAAGCTGAGGATCTTGCTGACTATGATCAGTACTTGGATATCTCAGGATACGACATCGATCATAAACTTGTGGAAATCGCTCAAAATAACAGTTTTGAGGCGGGCCTTGGAGATTTAATTCAATTCAAACAGATGCAGGTAAGTGACTTTACAACGAAAAAGGACTTTGGAATTATTGTTGGTAACCCTCCATATGGCGAACGAATTGGTGAAGAATTTGAGGTAGAACAAATTTATAAAGATATGGGCCGTGTTTTCGGTAATCTAGATACCTGGTCTATTTACATCATTACATCTCATCCAGACTTTGAATTACTGTTTGGAAAACAAGCTACTAAGAAACGGAAACTTTTTAATGGATTTATCCGCACAGACTATTATCAGTACTGGGGAAATCGGAAGAAATTCCAAGACTGA
- the gpsB gene encoding cell division regulator GpsB — MQPDKIKLTAKDILEKDFKTGMRGYKPEDVDEFLDLVIKDYEAFYQEIEDLRQENTKLKKLAEESTRRSQAAPSATPGTTNFDILKRLSNLEKHVFGSKLYE, encoded by the coding sequence ATGCAACCTGATAAGATAAAATTGACTGCAAAAGACATATTAGAAAAAGATTTCAAAACAGGTATGAGGGGTTACAAGCCCGAAGATGTAGATGAATTTTTAGATCTTGTTATTAAAGATTATGAAGCCTTTTATCAAGAAATTGAAGATTTACGTCAAGAGAACACCAAATTAAAAAAACTGGCAGAGGAATCAACACGCCGCAGCCAGGCAGCTCCTTCGGCAACACCAGGTACAACAAACTTTGATATTTTAAAAAGGCTGTCTAATCTGGAAAAGCATGTGTTTGGAAGTAAGCTGTACGAATGA
- a CDS encoding DUF1273 domain-containing protein, with product MKVMYITGYKPFEYGIFKNDHEGVTYIKKAIKQRLIPFVEEGLEWVIITGQLGTELWAAETAYEIREEFGGRPQVGVITPYLNQEESWKEDNKEYYESVIRRADFVDSIYKKPYEGPHQLKMKNEYLVKKSDAMLLLYDEEREGSPKFALNEAKKQGKHRDYPVFKISFDDLQQAGEEQNWAE from the coding sequence TTGAAAGTGATGTATATAACTGGATATAAACCGTTTGAGTATGGTATTTTTAAGAATGACCATGAAGGTGTCACTTATATAAAGAAAGCAATTAAGCAGCGTTTGATTCCTTTTGTGGAAGAAGGGCTGGAATGGGTCATTATTACCGGCCAGTTGGGAACAGAGCTATGGGCTGCTGAAACAGCCTATGAGATTCGTGAAGAATTCGGCGGCAGACCACAGGTGGGTGTGATTACACCCTACCTAAATCAGGAGGAGTCCTGGAAAGAAGATAATAAAGAATATTACGAATCTGTTATCAGACGAGCCGATTTTGTTGATTCTATTTACAAGAAGCCTTATGAAGGTCCGCATCAGTTGAAAATGAAAAATGAATACCTTGTAAAAAAAAGTGATGCTATGCTTCTGCTTTATGATGAAGAGAGAGAAGGAAGCCCGAAATTCGCCTTAAATGAGGCGAAGAAACAGGGGAAACACAGGGATTATCCAGTCTTCAAGATTTCCTTCGACGACCTTCAACAAGCAGGGGAAGAGCAAAACTGGGCTGAATGA
- a CDS encoding CotD family spore coat protein has protein sequence MEKINVYQQQTQSLSQGYKAPNQGMGTQGAGFAAPSQVMGAQTGGYGMPSQGMGMGMGMGYGQQPSYGMGYGAQPGYGMGPVHQGPTNVAPAQVSPTQNTVNTNVSKTVVPYVHPTHNTTVNKHIIQNQHYFPHSESVVNECYTQDLICSSPPPMPMHKPCCPPRPHHF, from the coding sequence ATGGAAAAAATTAATGTATATCAACAGCAAACACAATCTTTAAGCCAAGGCTATAAAGCGCCGAATCAAGGAATGGGTACTCAAGGTGCAGGTTTTGCAGCACCATCTCAAGTAATGGGCGCGCAAACAGGAGGTTATGGTATGCCTTCACAAGGAATGGGAATGGGAATGGGAATGGGTTATGGACAACAGCCGAGTTATGGGATGGGCTATGGAGCTCAACCAGGTTACGGCATGGGACCAGTTCATCAAGGTCCTACAAACGTAGCACCAGCACAAGTTTCACCAACTCAAAATACAGTAAATACAAATGTGAGTAAAACAGTTGTACCATATGTTCACCCAACGCATAATACAACTGTAAACAAGCATATTATTCAAAATCAACATTATTTCCCGCATTCTGAATCTGTTGTCAACGAATGCTACACTCAAGACTTAATCTGCAGCAGCCCGCCGCCTATGCCTATGCATAAGCCTTGCTGCCCGCCAAGACCACATCATTTTTAA
- a CDS encoding ribonuclease H-like domain-containing protein: protein MKNKLNRMKGHLNIEEKPSVQKVKQLPQTTDIPFIEKWNEHHTTAYYLDEQYCLIREVRYPIHTVHGNYSFTDFQTIVSLWNDSNLDHPLSAKGLHGEDLFFFDTETTGLGTGAGTSIFLLGYAFFSGEEVIVRQHILPQPGSEVPFYHSFLEQINYETLVTYNGKAFDWPQVKTQHTLIKNHVPLLPEFGHFDLYHASRRLWKNKLERVKLANVESEILGFSRQDDIPGYLAPIIYFDFVERQDPEILFGVLKHNELDVLSLITLYIHLSRQILQADGYGEESLEVARWLGYLGEKKQSIAAYEQVIQEGTEEDRLAAMHAIAFQKKREKDFDGACEIWQEVSEKGSSKHRREAALECAKLFEHQYKNYSKACEYVEKAFAELPISMDISSSSVIDLHKRLIRLKKKQVKEHLGGNNDELR, encoded by the coding sequence ATGAAGAATAAGCTGAACCGAATGAAGGGTCATCTCAATATTGAAGAAAAACCATCGGTACAAAAAGTAAAACAATTGCCGCAAACGACAGATATTCCTTTCATAGAAAAATGGAATGAGCATCATACGACGGCTTATTATCTCGATGAACAATATTGTTTAATTCGAGAAGTCCGTTACCCGATCCATACAGTACATGGAAACTATTCCTTTACAGATTTTCAGACAATCGTTTCATTGTGGAATGACAGCAATCTCGATCACCCCTTGTCTGCCAAAGGTTTGCACGGCGAAGACCTGTTTTTTTTCGATACAGAAACAACAGGCCTAGGAACTGGTGCAGGTACGTCTATTTTCTTATTGGGTTACGCCTTTTTCAGCGGTGAAGAAGTGATTGTCAGGCAGCATATTCTTCCGCAGCCGGGCAGTGAAGTTCCGTTTTATCATAGTTTTTTAGAGCAAATTAATTATGAAACACTTGTCACTTATAACGGGAAGGCCTTTGATTGGCCGCAGGTTAAAACGCAGCACACGTTAATTAAGAATCATGTACCACTATTACCCGAATTCGGGCATTTTGATTTGTATCATGCTTCAAGAAGGCTATGGAAAAACAAATTGGAAAGAGTGAAATTAGCAAATGTTGAATCTGAAATTCTAGGGTTCTCTCGTCAAGATGATATTCCAGGGTACTTAGCTCCCATCATATACTTTGACTTTGTTGAACGACAAGACCCGGAGATTCTCTTTGGGGTTCTTAAACATAATGAGTTAGATGTTTTATCCTTAATTACCCTGTATATTCATTTATCCCGCCAAATTCTTCAAGCGGATGGATATGGTGAAGAATCGCTTGAAGTTGCCCGCTGGTTAGGCTATCTTGGTGAAAAGAAGCAGTCAATAGCGGCATATGAACAGGTTATCCAAGAAGGAACAGAAGAAGACCGTTTAGCAGCCATGCACGCAATTGCTTTTCAAAAAAAGCGTGAAAAAGATTTCGATGGTGCATGTGAAATTTGGCAGGAGGTCAGCGAAAAAGGAAGCAGTAAGCACCGTAGGGAAGCGGCACTGGAATGTGCGAAGCTTTTCGAGCACCAGTACAAGAATTATTCAAAAGCCTGCGAGTATGTAGAAAAAGCGTTTGCCGAGCTGCCCATCTCCATGGATATTTCATCCTCATCAGTAATAGACCTTCATAAAAGGCTTATCCGATTGAAGAAAAAACAAGTGAAGGAACATCTCGGGGGAAATAATGATGAGTTAAGATAG